A genomic window from Salvelinus alpinus chromosome 10, SLU_Salpinus.1, whole genome shotgun sequence includes:
- the LOC139531929 gene encoding uncharacterized protein isoform X3: MGNWCCPGASPCDNVEEISGLLHGGVKVPESSSECGEVSGFHNGSKEDSEVRKTGGDDAEEKKDKEVAVVTVQVWCSVPPKTNGKEDIAQPQTIEKNGLLQTEDRQAEEPSPNTGTGLIANSILTALDKSIEDTATESTNVEAQICTSDPPQGPHKEDAQGGGDAEKVPAEIDVALLAEQTSTVVQNEHSDNITIIPDAFALKAEIPVESITSETVDEDSTIPLHNAEPEKCCLGTVVVTSLPDSQLTPPEACEKAASTDSVPHLPSSPSPTITVMKGVDGKENRSSVAHLDDSPQDPEASPALTGATEPTQNGLVPQNLTGLVKEPVRVSSSGTSKSQNSCEQAKEGIQGGLVEVPSLKGLLNEGAEEEVPETKEQEDEEMESAAAGAMTGDETGGEEVQKREAHQGPSTSADLEVLQVREEDGPAGEDLGVSEEDLYRGAEELPQGPVKHAGPEPLFEITLPKVEDRCSLEPMVDITSYSEREWKGNTAKSTLIRKGYTELSQRFGSLRRVRGDNYCALRSTLFQVLSTSTQLPVWLQDEHISTWLEELEGLIGQWMFPSECRPREESEDAAQQLKRYMELLQNRWQEAVGCSSAEERLCLCERVFQGGEEELGLLEALKLLMLGRAVELHTTMQEGGDVPVFCWLLYARDSSDCPRSFLSNHLSQVGFSGGLEQSQTQSEQVLACGLSEAEPWFPSSP; the protein is encoded by the exons ATGGGAAACTGGTGTTGTCCTGGTGCTAGTCCCTGTGACAATGTGGAGGAAATAAGTGGGTTACTTCATGGGGGTGTCAAGGTTCCAGAATCCTCATCAGAATGTGGAGAGGTCTCTGGATTCCACAATGGTTCCAAGGAAGATTCTGAAGTGAG GAAAACGGGAGGAGACGATGCAGAGGAAAAGAAAGACAAAGAGGTGGCTGTTGTGACTGTGCAAGTGTGGTGTAGTGTCCCTCCCAAAACCAATGGAAAGGAAGACATTGCCCAGCCCCAGACTATAGAGAAGAATGGACTCCTCCAGACAGAAGACAGACAGGCTGAGGAGCCATCTCCCAACACAGGCACTGGACTCATAGCAAACTCCATCCTTACAGCACTGGACAAAAGCATTGAGGATACAGCCACAGAGAGCACAAATGTAGAAGCTCAGATATGCACTTCAGATCCTCCCCAGGGTCCCCATAAGGAAGATGCGCAAGGAGGAGGAGATGCAGAGAAAGTCCCGGCTGAGATAGATGTAGCTCTACTTGCTGAGCAGACCTCCACTGTGGTCCAGAATGAACACTCAGATAATATAACAATTATACCTGATGCCTTTGCCCTCAAAGCTGAGATACCAGTAGAATCCATTACCTCTGAAACTGTGGATGAGGATTCAACAATACCCCTCCACAATGCGGAGCCAGAGAAGTGTTGTCTTGGCACTGTGGTGGTCACATCTCTCCCAGACTCCCAGCTCACCCCACCAGAGGCCTGTGAGAAGGCAGCATCTACCGACAGTGTCCCTCACCTGCCCTCATCTCCATCTCCCACTAT CACTGTGATGAAGGGGGTTGATGGTAAAGAGAATAGGAGCTCTGTAGCGCACCTGGATGACAGTCCACAGGATCCTGAGGCTTCTCCAGCTTTAACAGGAGCTACGGAGCCCACACAGAATGGTCTGGTTCCCCAAAACCTCACTGGACTAGTGAAGGAACCAGTGAGAGTGAGTTCCTCTGGGACCAGCAAGAG TCAAAACTCCTGTGAACAAGCGAAGGAAGGTATCCAGGGTGGATTGGTTGAAGTCCCATCTTTGAAAGGCCTCTTAAATGAAGGAGCGGAGGAAGAAGTGCCAGAAACAAAGGaacaggaggatgaggagatggagagTGCTGCTGCAGGGGCCATGACGGGGGATGAGACTGGAGGGGAGGAGGTCCAAAAAAGAGAGGCCCATCAGGGGCCCAGCACCTCAGCTGATTTGGAGGTGTTACAAGTGAGGGAAGAAGATGGTCCTGCTGGGGAGGATCTGGGAGTTAG CGAGGAAGACCTGTATCGAGGAGCTGAAGAGCTCCCCCAGGGGCCAGTCAAACATGCAGGACCGGAGCCACTGTTTGAAATCACAC TTCCAAAGGTTGAGGACCGATGCAGTCTGGAGCCAATGGTGGATATTACGTCCTACagtgagagagagtggaagggaaACACTGCCAAAAGTACCCTTATTAGAAAG GGTTACACTGAGCTGTCTCAGAGGTTTGGGAGCCTGAGACGGGTGAGAGGAGATAACTACTGTGCCCTCCGATCCACTCTGTTCCAGGTGCTCTCCACCAGCACCCAGCTGCCTGTATGGCTGCAGGACGAACACATTTCCACG TGGCTGGAGGAGCTGGAGGGCCTGATTGGCCAGTGGATGTTCCCCTCAGAGTGCAGACCGAGGGAGGAAAGCGAAGACGCCGCCCAACAGCTCAAACGCTACATGGAACTCCTCCAGAACAGG TGGCAGGAGGCGGTGGGCTGCTCCAGTGCGGAGgagagactgtgtctgtgtgagcgtgtgttccagggaggggaggaggagctgGGCCTGCTGGAAGCCCTGAAGCTCCTCATGCTGGGCCGGGCCGTGGAGCTCCACACCACCATGCAAGAGGGAGGAGACGTGCCCGTCTTCTGCTGGCTTCTCTACGCACGCGACTCTTCCGACTGCCCACGCAGCTTCCTGTCCAACCACCTGAGCCAAGTGGGATTCAGCGGGGGGCTGGAGCAG
- the LOC139531929 gene encoding uncharacterized protein isoform X5: protein MGNWCCPGASPCDNVEEISGLLHGGVKVPESSSECGEVSGFHNGSKEDSEVRKTGGDDAEEKKDKEVAVVTVQVWCSVPPKTNGKEDIAQPQTIEKNGLLQTEDRQAEEPSPNTGTGLIANSILTALDKSIEDTATESTNVEAQICTSDPPQGPHKEDAQGGGDAEKVPAEIDVALLAEQTSTVVQNEHSDNITIIPDAFALKAEIPVESITSETVDEDSTIPLHNAEPEKCCLGTVVVTSLPDSQLTPPEACEKAASTDSVPHLPSSPSPTITVMKGVDGKENRSSVAHLDDSPQDPEASPALTGATEPTQNGLVPQNLTGLVKEPVRVSSSGTSKSQNSCEQAKEGIQGGLVEVPSLKGLLNEGAEEEVPETKEQEDEEMESAAAGAMTGDETGGEEVQKREAHQGPSTSADLEVLQVREEDGPAGEDLGVSEEDLYRGAEELPQGPVKHAGPEPLFEITLPKVEDRCSLEPMVDITSYSEREWKGNTAKSTLIRKGYTELSQRFGSLRRVRGDNYCALRSTLFQVLSTSTQLPVWLQDEHISTWLEELEGLIGQWMFPSECRPREESEDAAQQLKRYMELLQNRWQEAVGCSSAEERLCLCERVFQGGEEELGLLEALKLLMLGRAVELHTTMQEGGDVPVFCWLLYARDSSDCPRSFLSNHLSQVGFSGGLEQE from the exons ATGGGAAACTGGTGTTGTCCTGGTGCTAGTCCCTGTGACAATGTGGAGGAAATAAGTGGGTTACTTCATGGGGGTGTCAAGGTTCCAGAATCCTCATCAGAATGTGGAGAGGTCTCTGGATTCCACAATGGTTCCAAGGAAGATTCTGAAGTGAG GAAAACGGGAGGAGACGATGCAGAGGAAAAGAAAGACAAAGAGGTGGCTGTTGTGACTGTGCAAGTGTGGTGTAGTGTCCCTCCCAAAACCAATGGAAAGGAAGACATTGCCCAGCCCCAGACTATAGAGAAGAATGGACTCCTCCAGACAGAAGACAGACAGGCTGAGGAGCCATCTCCCAACACAGGCACTGGACTCATAGCAAACTCCATCCTTACAGCACTGGACAAAAGCATTGAGGATACAGCCACAGAGAGCACAAATGTAGAAGCTCAGATATGCACTTCAGATCCTCCCCAGGGTCCCCATAAGGAAGATGCGCAAGGAGGAGGAGATGCAGAGAAAGTCCCGGCTGAGATAGATGTAGCTCTACTTGCTGAGCAGACCTCCACTGTGGTCCAGAATGAACACTCAGATAATATAACAATTATACCTGATGCCTTTGCCCTCAAAGCTGAGATACCAGTAGAATCCATTACCTCTGAAACTGTGGATGAGGATTCAACAATACCCCTCCACAATGCGGAGCCAGAGAAGTGTTGTCTTGGCACTGTGGTGGTCACATCTCTCCCAGACTCCCAGCTCACCCCACCAGAGGCCTGTGAGAAGGCAGCATCTACCGACAGTGTCCCTCACCTGCCCTCATCTCCATCTCCCACTAT CACTGTGATGAAGGGGGTTGATGGTAAAGAGAATAGGAGCTCTGTAGCGCACCTGGATGACAGTCCACAGGATCCTGAGGCTTCTCCAGCTTTAACAGGAGCTACGGAGCCCACACAGAATGGTCTGGTTCCCCAAAACCTCACTGGACTAGTGAAGGAACCAGTGAGAGTGAGTTCCTCTGGGACCAGCAAGAG TCAAAACTCCTGTGAACAAGCGAAGGAAGGTATCCAGGGTGGATTGGTTGAAGTCCCATCTTTGAAAGGCCTCTTAAATGAAGGAGCGGAGGAAGAAGTGCCAGAAACAAAGGaacaggaggatgaggagatggagagTGCTGCTGCAGGGGCCATGACGGGGGATGAGACTGGAGGGGAGGAGGTCCAAAAAAGAGAGGCCCATCAGGGGCCCAGCACCTCAGCTGATTTGGAGGTGTTACAAGTGAGGGAAGAAGATGGTCCTGCTGGGGAGGATCTGGGAGTTAG CGAGGAAGACCTGTATCGAGGAGCTGAAGAGCTCCCCCAGGGGCCAGTCAAACATGCAGGACCGGAGCCACTGTTTGAAATCACAC TTCCAAAGGTTGAGGACCGATGCAGTCTGGAGCCAATGGTGGATATTACGTCCTACagtgagagagagtggaagggaaACACTGCCAAAAGTACCCTTATTAGAAAG GGTTACACTGAGCTGTCTCAGAGGTTTGGGAGCCTGAGACGGGTGAGAGGAGATAACTACTGTGCCCTCCGATCCACTCTGTTCCAGGTGCTCTCCACCAGCACCCAGCTGCCTGTATGGCTGCAGGACGAACACATTTCCACG TGGCTGGAGGAGCTGGAGGGCCTGATTGGCCAGTGGATGTTCCCCTCAGAGTGCAGACCGAGGGAGGAAAGCGAAGACGCCGCCCAACAGCTCAAACGCTACATGGAACTCCTCCAGAACAGG TGGCAGGAGGCGGTGGGCTGCTCCAGTGCGGAGgagagactgtgtctgtgtgagcgtgtgttccagggaggggaggaggagctgGGCCTGCTGGAAGCCCTGAAGCTCCTCATGCTGGGCCGGGCCGTGGAGCTCCACACCACCATGCAAGAGGGAGGAGACGTGCCCGTCTTCTGCTGGCTTCTCTACGCACGCGACTCTTCCGACTGCCCACGCAGCTTCCTGTCCAACCACCTGAGCCAAGTGGGATTCAGCGGGGGGCTGGAGCAG
- the LOC139531929 gene encoding uncharacterized protein isoform X4, producing MIYRRKTGGDDAEEKKDKEVAVVTVQVWCSVPPKTNGKEDIAQPQTIEKNGLLQTEDRQAEEPSPNTGTGLIANSILTALDKSIEDTATESTNVEAQICTSDPPQGPHKEDAQGGGDAEKVPAEIDVALLAEQTSTVVQNEHSDNITIIPDAFALKAEIPVESITSETVDEDSTIPLHNAEPEKCCLGTVVVTSLPDSQLTPPEACEKAASTDSVPHLPSSPSPTITVMKGVDGKENRSSVAHLDDSPQDPEASPALTGATEPTQNGLVPQNLTGLVKEPVRVSSSGTSKSQNSCEQAKEGIQGGLVEVPSLKGLLNEGAEEEVPETKEQEDEEMESAAAGAMTGDETGGEEVQKREAHQGPSTSADLEVLQVREEDGPAGEDLGVSEEDLYRGAEELPQGPVKHAGPEPLFEITLPKVEDRCSLEPMVDITSYSEREWKGNTAKSTLIRKGYTELSQRFGSLRRVRGDNYCALRSTLFQVLSTSTQLPVWLQDEHISTWLEELEGLIGQWMFPSECRPREESEDAAQQLKRYMELLQNRWQEAVGCSSAEERLCLCERVFQGGEEELGLLEALKLLMLGRAVELHTTMQEGGDVPVFCWLLYARDSSDCPRSFLSNHLSQVGFSGGLEQVEMFLLGYALQCTIQVYRLYMANTEEFVTYFPDDHKEDWPCVCLVTEDDRHYNVPVGQPNGLQVPEDLNAS from the exons ATGATTTATCGCAGGAAAACGGGAGGAGACGATGCAGAGGAAAAGAAAGACAAAGAGGTGGCTGTTGTGACTGTGCAAGTGTGGTGTAGTGTCCCTCCCAAAACCAATGGAAAGGAAGACATTGCCCAGCCCCAGACTATAGAGAAGAATGGACTCCTCCAGACAGAAGACAGACAGGCTGAGGAGCCATCTCCCAACACAGGCACTGGACTCATAGCAAACTCCATCCTTACAGCACTGGACAAAAGCATTGAGGATACAGCCACAGAGAGCACAAATGTAGAAGCTCAGATATGCACTTCAGATCCTCCCCAGGGTCCCCATAAGGAAGATGCGCAAGGAGGAGGAGATGCAGAGAAAGTCCCGGCTGAGATAGATGTAGCTCTACTTGCTGAGCAGACCTCCACTGTGGTCCAGAATGAACACTCAGATAATATAACAATTATACCTGATGCCTTTGCCCTCAAAGCTGAGATACCAGTAGAATCCATTACCTCTGAAACTGTGGATGAGGATTCAACAATACCCCTCCACAATGCGGAGCCAGAGAAGTGTTGTCTTGGCACTGTGGTGGTCACATCTCTCCCAGACTCCCAGCTCACCCCACCAGAGGCCTGTGAGAAGGCAGCATCTACCGACAGTGTCCCTCACCTGCCCTCATCTCCATCTCCCACTAT CACTGTGATGAAGGGGGTTGATGGTAAAGAGAATAGGAGCTCTGTAGCGCACCTGGATGACAGTCCACAGGATCCTGAGGCTTCTCCAGCTTTAACAGGAGCTACGGAGCCCACACAGAATGGTCTGGTTCCCCAAAACCTCACTGGACTAGTGAAGGAACCAGTGAGAGTGAGTTCCTCTGGGACCAGCAAGAG TCAAAACTCCTGTGAACAAGCGAAGGAAGGTATCCAGGGTGGATTGGTTGAAGTCCCATCTTTGAAAGGCCTCTTAAATGAAGGAGCGGAGGAAGAAGTGCCAGAAACAAAGGaacaggaggatgaggagatggagagTGCTGCTGCAGGGGCCATGACGGGGGATGAGACTGGAGGGGAGGAGGTCCAAAAAAGAGAGGCCCATCAGGGGCCCAGCACCTCAGCTGATTTGGAGGTGTTACAAGTGAGGGAAGAAGATGGTCCTGCTGGGGAGGATCTGGGAGTTAG CGAGGAAGACCTGTATCGAGGAGCTGAAGAGCTCCCCCAGGGGCCAGTCAAACATGCAGGACCGGAGCCACTGTTTGAAATCACAC TTCCAAAGGTTGAGGACCGATGCAGTCTGGAGCCAATGGTGGATATTACGTCCTACagtgagagagagtggaagggaaACACTGCCAAAAGTACCCTTATTAGAAAG GGTTACACTGAGCTGTCTCAGAGGTTTGGGAGCCTGAGACGGGTGAGAGGAGATAACTACTGTGCCCTCCGATCCACTCTGTTCCAGGTGCTCTCCACCAGCACCCAGCTGCCTGTATGGCTGCAGGACGAACACATTTCCACG TGGCTGGAGGAGCTGGAGGGCCTGATTGGCCAGTGGATGTTCCCCTCAGAGTGCAGACCGAGGGAGGAAAGCGAAGACGCCGCCCAACAGCTCAAACGCTACATGGAACTCCTCCAGAACAGG TGGCAGGAGGCGGTGGGCTGCTCCAGTGCGGAGgagagactgtgtctgtgtgagcgtgtgttccagggaggggaggaggagctgGGCCTGCTGGAAGCCCTGAAGCTCCTCATGCTGGGCCGGGCCGTGGAGCTCCACACCACCATGCAAGAGGGAGGAGACGTGCCCGTCTTCTGCTGGCTTCTCTACGCACGCGACTCTTCCGACTGCCCACGCAGCTTCCTGTCCAACCACCTGAGCCAAGTGGGATTCAGCGGGGGGCTGGAGCAG GTGGAGATGTTTCTGCTGGGGTATGCCTTGCAGTGCACCATCCAAGTCTACAGGCTGTACATGGCAAACACAGAGGAGTTTGTCACCTATTTTCCCGACGACCATAAGGAAGACTGGCCCTGTGTATGTCTGGTCACAGAGGATGACCGGCACTACAATGTCCCAGTGGGCCAGCCCAATGGACTCCAGGTCCCAGAAGACCTCAATGCAAGCTGA
- the LOC139531929 gene encoding uncharacterized protein isoform X2 yields MGNWCCPGASPCDNVEEISGLLHGGVKVPESSSECGEVSGFHNGSKEDSEVRKTGGDDAEEKKDKEVAVVTVQVWCSVPPKTNGKEDIAQPQTIEKNGLLQTEDRQAEEPSPNTGTGLIANSILTALDKSIEDTATESTNVEAQICTSDPPQGPHKEDAQGGGDAEKVPAEIDVALLAEQTSTVVQNEHSDNITIIPDAFALKAEIPVESITSETVDEDSTIPLHNAEPEKCCLGTVVVTSLPDSQLTPPEACEKAASTDSVPHLPSSPSPTITVMKGVDGKENRSSVAHLDDSPQDPEASPALTGATEPTQNGLVPQNLTGLVKEPVRVSSSGTSKSQNSCEQAKEGIQGGLVEVPSLKGLLNEGAEEEVPETKEQEDEEMESAAAGAMTGDETGGEEVQKREAHQGPSTSADLEVLQVREEDGPAGEDLGVSEEDLYRGAEELPQGPVKHAGPEPLFEITLPKVEDRCSLEPMVDITSYSEREWKGNTAKSTLIRKGYTELSQRFGSLRRVRGDNYCALRSTLFQVLSTSTQLPVWLQDEHISTWLEELEGLIGQWMFPSECRPREESEDAAQQLKRYMELLQNREAVGCSSAEERLCLCERVFQGGEEELGLLEALKLLMLGRAVELHTTMQEGGDVPVFCWLLYARDSSDCPRSFLSNHLSQVGFSGGLEQVEMFLLGYALQCTIQVYRLYMANTEEFVTYFPDDHKEDWPCVCLVTEDDRHYNVPVGQPNGLQVPEDLNAS; encoded by the exons ATGGGAAACTGGTGTTGTCCTGGTGCTAGTCCCTGTGACAATGTGGAGGAAATAAGTGGGTTACTTCATGGGGGTGTCAAGGTTCCAGAATCCTCATCAGAATGTGGAGAGGTCTCTGGATTCCACAATGGTTCCAAGGAAGATTCTGAAGTGAG GAAAACGGGAGGAGACGATGCAGAGGAAAAGAAAGACAAAGAGGTGGCTGTTGTGACTGTGCAAGTGTGGTGTAGTGTCCCTCCCAAAACCAATGGAAAGGAAGACATTGCCCAGCCCCAGACTATAGAGAAGAATGGACTCCTCCAGACAGAAGACAGACAGGCTGAGGAGCCATCTCCCAACACAGGCACTGGACTCATAGCAAACTCCATCCTTACAGCACTGGACAAAAGCATTGAGGATACAGCCACAGAGAGCACAAATGTAGAAGCTCAGATATGCACTTCAGATCCTCCCCAGGGTCCCCATAAGGAAGATGCGCAAGGAGGAGGAGATGCAGAGAAAGTCCCGGCTGAGATAGATGTAGCTCTACTTGCTGAGCAGACCTCCACTGTGGTCCAGAATGAACACTCAGATAATATAACAATTATACCTGATGCCTTTGCCCTCAAAGCTGAGATACCAGTAGAATCCATTACCTCTGAAACTGTGGATGAGGATTCAACAATACCCCTCCACAATGCGGAGCCAGAGAAGTGTTGTCTTGGCACTGTGGTGGTCACATCTCTCCCAGACTCCCAGCTCACCCCACCAGAGGCCTGTGAGAAGGCAGCATCTACCGACAGTGTCCCTCACCTGCCCTCATCTCCATCTCCCACTAT CACTGTGATGAAGGGGGTTGATGGTAAAGAGAATAGGAGCTCTGTAGCGCACCTGGATGACAGTCCACAGGATCCTGAGGCTTCTCCAGCTTTAACAGGAGCTACGGAGCCCACACAGAATGGTCTGGTTCCCCAAAACCTCACTGGACTAGTGAAGGAACCAGTGAGAGTGAGTTCCTCTGGGACCAGCAAGAG TCAAAACTCCTGTGAACAAGCGAAGGAAGGTATCCAGGGTGGATTGGTTGAAGTCCCATCTTTGAAAGGCCTCTTAAATGAAGGAGCGGAGGAAGAAGTGCCAGAAACAAAGGaacaggaggatgaggagatggagagTGCTGCTGCAGGGGCCATGACGGGGGATGAGACTGGAGGGGAGGAGGTCCAAAAAAGAGAGGCCCATCAGGGGCCCAGCACCTCAGCTGATTTGGAGGTGTTACAAGTGAGGGAAGAAGATGGTCCTGCTGGGGAGGATCTGGGAGTTAG CGAGGAAGACCTGTATCGAGGAGCTGAAGAGCTCCCCCAGGGGCCAGTCAAACATGCAGGACCGGAGCCACTGTTTGAAATCACAC TTCCAAAGGTTGAGGACCGATGCAGTCTGGAGCCAATGGTGGATATTACGTCCTACagtgagagagagtggaagggaaACACTGCCAAAAGTACCCTTATTAGAAAG GGTTACACTGAGCTGTCTCAGAGGTTTGGGAGCCTGAGACGGGTGAGAGGAGATAACTACTGTGCCCTCCGATCCACTCTGTTCCAGGTGCTCTCCACCAGCACCCAGCTGCCTGTATGGCTGCAGGACGAACACATTTCCACG TGGCTGGAGGAGCTGGAGGGCCTGATTGGCCAGTGGATGTTCCCCTCAGAGTGCAGACCGAGGGAGGAAAGCGAAGACGCCGCCCAACAGCTCAAACGCTACATGGAACTCCTCCAGAACAGG GAGGCGGTGGGCTGCTCCAGTGCGGAGgagagactgtgtctgtgtgagcgtgtgttccagggaggggaggaggagctgGGCCTGCTGGAAGCCCTGAAGCTCCTCATGCTGGGCCGGGCCGTGGAGCTCCACACCACCATGCAAGAGGGAGGAGACGTGCCCGTCTTCTGCTGGCTTCTCTACGCACGCGACTCTTCCGACTGCCCACGCAGCTTCCTGTCCAACCACCTGAGCCAAGTGGGATTCAGCGGGGGGCTGGAGCAG GTGGAGATGTTTCTGCTGGGGTATGCCTTGCAGTGCACCATCCAAGTCTACAGGCTGTACATGGCAAACACAGAGGAGTTTGTCACCTATTTTCCCGACGACCATAAGGAAGACTGGCCCTGTGTATGTCTGGTCACAGAGGATGACCGGCACTACAATGTCCCAGTGGGCCAGCCCAATGGACTCCAGGTCCCAGAAGACCTCAATGCAAGCTGA
- the LOC139531929 gene encoding uncharacterized protein isoform X1, with protein sequence MGNWCCPGASPCDNVEEISGLLHGGVKVPESSSECGEVSGFHNGSKEDSEVRKTGGDDAEEKKDKEVAVVTVQVWCSVPPKTNGKEDIAQPQTIEKNGLLQTEDRQAEEPSPNTGTGLIANSILTALDKSIEDTATESTNVEAQICTSDPPQGPHKEDAQGGGDAEKVPAEIDVALLAEQTSTVVQNEHSDNITIIPDAFALKAEIPVESITSETVDEDSTIPLHNAEPEKCCLGTVVVTSLPDSQLTPPEACEKAASTDSVPHLPSSPSPTITVMKGVDGKENRSSVAHLDDSPQDPEASPALTGATEPTQNGLVPQNLTGLVKEPVRVSSSGTSKSQNSCEQAKEGIQGGLVEVPSLKGLLNEGAEEEVPETKEQEDEEMESAAAGAMTGDETGGEEVQKREAHQGPSTSADLEVLQVREEDGPAGEDLGVSEEDLYRGAEELPQGPVKHAGPEPLFEITLPKVEDRCSLEPMVDITSYSEREWKGNTAKSTLIRKGYTELSQRFGSLRRVRGDNYCALRSTLFQVLSTSTQLPVWLQDEHISTWLEELEGLIGQWMFPSECRPREESEDAAQQLKRYMELLQNRWQEAVGCSSAEERLCLCERVFQGGEEELGLLEALKLLMLGRAVELHTTMQEGGDVPVFCWLLYARDSSDCPRSFLSNHLSQVGFSGGLEQVEMFLLGYALQCTIQVYRLYMANTEEFVTYFPDDHKEDWPCVCLVTEDDRHYNVPVGQPNGLQVPEDLNAS encoded by the exons ATGGGAAACTGGTGTTGTCCTGGTGCTAGTCCCTGTGACAATGTGGAGGAAATAAGTGGGTTACTTCATGGGGGTGTCAAGGTTCCAGAATCCTCATCAGAATGTGGAGAGGTCTCTGGATTCCACAATGGTTCCAAGGAAGATTCTGAAGTGAG GAAAACGGGAGGAGACGATGCAGAGGAAAAGAAAGACAAAGAGGTGGCTGTTGTGACTGTGCAAGTGTGGTGTAGTGTCCCTCCCAAAACCAATGGAAAGGAAGACATTGCCCAGCCCCAGACTATAGAGAAGAATGGACTCCTCCAGACAGAAGACAGACAGGCTGAGGAGCCATCTCCCAACACAGGCACTGGACTCATAGCAAACTCCATCCTTACAGCACTGGACAAAAGCATTGAGGATACAGCCACAGAGAGCACAAATGTAGAAGCTCAGATATGCACTTCAGATCCTCCCCAGGGTCCCCATAAGGAAGATGCGCAAGGAGGAGGAGATGCAGAGAAAGTCCCGGCTGAGATAGATGTAGCTCTACTTGCTGAGCAGACCTCCACTGTGGTCCAGAATGAACACTCAGATAATATAACAATTATACCTGATGCCTTTGCCCTCAAAGCTGAGATACCAGTAGAATCCATTACCTCTGAAACTGTGGATGAGGATTCAACAATACCCCTCCACAATGCGGAGCCAGAGAAGTGTTGTCTTGGCACTGTGGTGGTCACATCTCTCCCAGACTCCCAGCTCACCCCACCAGAGGCCTGTGAGAAGGCAGCATCTACCGACAGTGTCCCTCACCTGCCCTCATCTCCATCTCCCACTAT CACTGTGATGAAGGGGGTTGATGGTAAAGAGAATAGGAGCTCTGTAGCGCACCTGGATGACAGTCCACAGGATCCTGAGGCTTCTCCAGCTTTAACAGGAGCTACGGAGCCCACACAGAATGGTCTGGTTCCCCAAAACCTCACTGGACTAGTGAAGGAACCAGTGAGAGTGAGTTCCTCTGGGACCAGCAAGAG TCAAAACTCCTGTGAACAAGCGAAGGAAGGTATCCAGGGTGGATTGGTTGAAGTCCCATCTTTGAAAGGCCTCTTAAATGAAGGAGCGGAGGAAGAAGTGCCAGAAACAAAGGaacaggaggatgaggagatggagagTGCTGCTGCAGGGGCCATGACGGGGGATGAGACTGGAGGGGAGGAGGTCCAAAAAAGAGAGGCCCATCAGGGGCCCAGCACCTCAGCTGATTTGGAGGTGTTACAAGTGAGGGAAGAAGATGGTCCTGCTGGGGAGGATCTGGGAGTTAG CGAGGAAGACCTGTATCGAGGAGCTGAAGAGCTCCCCCAGGGGCCAGTCAAACATGCAGGACCGGAGCCACTGTTTGAAATCACAC TTCCAAAGGTTGAGGACCGATGCAGTCTGGAGCCAATGGTGGATATTACGTCCTACagtgagagagagtggaagggaaACACTGCCAAAAGTACCCTTATTAGAAAG GGTTACACTGAGCTGTCTCAGAGGTTTGGGAGCCTGAGACGGGTGAGAGGAGATAACTACTGTGCCCTCCGATCCACTCTGTTCCAGGTGCTCTCCACCAGCACCCAGCTGCCTGTATGGCTGCAGGACGAACACATTTCCACG TGGCTGGAGGAGCTGGAGGGCCTGATTGGCCAGTGGATGTTCCCCTCAGAGTGCAGACCGAGGGAGGAAAGCGAAGACGCCGCCCAACAGCTCAAACGCTACATGGAACTCCTCCAGAACAGG TGGCAGGAGGCGGTGGGCTGCTCCAGTGCGGAGgagagactgtgtctgtgtgagcgtgtgttccagggaggggaggaggagctgGGCCTGCTGGAAGCCCTGAAGCTCCTCATGCTGGGCCGGGCCGTGGAGCTCCACACCACCATGCAAGAGGGAGGAGACGTGCCCGTCTTCTGCTGGCTTCTCTACGCACGCGACTCTTCCGACTGCCCACGCAGCTTCCTGTCCAACCACCTGAGCCAAGTGGGATTCAGCGGGGGGCTGGAGCAG GTGGAGATGTTTCTGCTGGGGTATGCCTTGCAGTGCACCATCCAAGTCTACAGGCTGTACATGGCAAACACAGAGGAGTTTGTCACCTATTTTCCCGACGACCATAAGGAAGACTGGCCCTGTGTATGTCTGGTCACAGAGGATGACCGGCACTACAATGTCCCAGTGGGCCAGCCCAATGGACTCCAGGTCCCAGAAGACCTCAATGCAAGCTGA